The following are from one region of the Nicotiana tomentosiformis chromosome 7, ASM39032v3, whole genome shotgun sequence genome:
- the LOC104106760 gene encoding protein LITTLE ZIPPER 4 yields the protein MDRINSKLYLQNVYIMAENERLRKKAEILNQENQQLLNELKHRLSKKINNNNNNNNNNNNNNNNNG from the exons ATGGACAGAATCAACTCAAAGCTATACTTACAAAATGTGTACATAATGGCTGAAAATGAGAGGCTAAGGAAGAAAGCTGAGATTCTGAATCAAGAAAATCAACAACTTTTGAATGAACTTAAGCACAGGCTTTCAAAA aaaataaataataataataataataataataataataataataataataataataatggc
- the LOC108948295 gene encoding uncharacterized protein: MGSVRDYTTVSSSNTSSTVEPSYPLYLYPSDSPRTVLLTKSFNDMGYGGWRSMLIGLSCKNKLGIINGTVAIPNENSLLFEPWCQYNDMVTAWILNSLETKIRESVMYTESAQKPWKEIEQRYRKPNGTKLFQIRKGLASISQGSSNIASYFNRIKKLWDKLAYSISYPECSCGCKKAFQKLEDEQKVHQFLMGLNAAYSGVRRNILLMKPLPDIDSVYAMLIEDESHVKVQPATPSFSFDASNKVNFDASRKGNSNMVCRYYPSRASAPDNHVTEGSKVVPLDIGGNILSIEQYEQLVSLLQLSKQSSTTQDLSAASANFAGLISSADFSNCISHTCNFSKVDDGLWIIDSGATNHMAPHKSLLTDIIPLLLSYLVTLPNGYKVKVTCTRSLSLSPTISLPTVLLVPSFHYNLIFLHQLLLYLKCNAFFTPALSALLQGPFLKKPLVLGILQKGLYILQSNAFCDSGSSTLLSVNTITSSVNNLNKSSFTSCSSVSSPSDIVLHGFNIYVVSTLSVDHMWHLILGHVHFTKINIFPVFLANAFTVLKSFIHMVHTQFDSPVKTVRSDNALELGISSEAIFFSFLLKALSIKLPAHTYLNKMVWDVVFHEHIFPYSNSSATHLFPPPAPSSPTTSPFYVSSSPSSPPSSAPSSFIPSFIPPSIPTTSSPPLRRSGRPTQTPSYLSDYVCTYVSDSKAIPSSFSESCQLEPQFYHQAASNPAWHEVMMKEFHALEANNTWSIVPLPSGKKAIPCKRVYKIKQKVDGSIERYKARLAIRVTCLLTVAIKRNWVIFQLDVNNAFLHGDLDEEVYMKIPLGLIVQSTDNSTLACKFHKSLYGLGQASRHISKIDALKRFLDSQFKIKDLDVTLVVSPLDPHIKLSSEVGDLLNDPSLYRRLLGKLNFLQHTRPDISFTDIVTLTRPVVLIPVGQSVVLFLFLGGCPISWKSKKQPIIALSSDETEYRALRLLVADVVWVVRLLSEFGLANLVLVKVYCDSQSAIHIVKNLVFHERTKHIEVDCHFVMDALKSRLISLHSTSTSSQIVDVFTKSLLGVQQ; the protein is encoded by the exons ATGGGATCTGTTAGGGATTATACTACTGTCAGCTCTTCCAACACCTCTTCTACTGTAGAACCATCTTATCCCTTATATTTGTACCCGTCTGACTCCCCTCGCACAGTATTGTTGACTAAATCATTTAATGATATGGGTTATGGAGGTTGGAGGAGTATGTTGATAGGTTTATCCTGCAAAAATAAATTAGGGATTATTAATGGGACGGTTGCTATACCAAATGAAAACTCTCTTCTGTTTGAACCATGGTGTCAATATAATGATATGGTGACTGCTTGGATATTAAATAGTTTAGAGACAAAAATTAGGGAAAGTGTTATGTACACCGAGTCTGCCCAAAAACCATGGAAGGAAATTGAGCAACGTTATAGAAAACCGAATGGTACTAAGCTCTTTCAAATCAGAAAAGGCCTTGCTTCCATCTCCCAAGGTTCTTCAAACATTGCTTCTTATTTTAATCGCATTAAGAAGCTTTGGGATAAGCTGGCGTATTCCATCTCATACCCAGAATGTAGCTGTGGATGTAAGAAGGCATTTCAGAAGTTGGAGGATGAACAAAAGGTGCATCAATTTCTTATGGGTTTGAATGCGGCTTATTCTGGTGTTCGGAGGAATATCTTACTCATGAAGCCGTTGCCTGACATTGATAGTGTCTATGCTATGTTAATTGAGGATGAGAGTCACGTAAAGGTTCAGCCCGCTACTCCAAGTTTCAGTTTTGATGCTTCTAATAAGGTGAATTTTGATGCTTCCAGAAAAGGGAATTCTAATATGGTGTGCAGATATT ATCCATCTCGAGCAAGTGCGCCTGACAATCATGTTACTGAAGGATCTAAGGTTGTTCCACTCGATATTGGGGGCAATATTTTGTCAATAGAGCAATATGAACAGTTGGTTTCTTTGCTTCAACTGTCCAAGCAATCTTCCACTACTCAGGACCTTAGTGCTGCCTCTGCCAATTTTGCAGGTTTGATAAGTAGTGCTGATTTTAGTAATTGTATATCTCATACTTGCAATTTCTCTAAAGTAGATGATGGTTTGTGGATTATTGACTCTGGTGCTACTAATCACATGGCACCTCACAAATCTTTACTTACTGATATCATACCTCTACTTTTGTCTTACCTTGTAACTCTCCCAAATGGGTATAAGGTTAAGGTTACCTGTACTAGATCACTTTCTCTTTCTCCCACTATTTCTCTTCCTACTGTGTTATTGGTCCCTTCTTTTCACTATAATCTGATTTTTTTGCATCAATTGCTTCTTTATCTCAAGTGTAATGCTTTCTTTACTCCTGCTCTTAGTGCTTTGTTGCAAGGCCCTTTTCTGAAGAAGCCTCTGGTTCTTGGTATACTTCAGAAGGGGCTATACATTCTGCAATCTAATGCTTTTTGTGATTCTGGTTCTTCTACTCTCTTATCTGTAAATACCATAACTTCCAGTGTAAATAATTTGAATAAGAGCAGTTTTACTTCTTGTTCTTCtgtgtcttctccttctgatATTGTTTTACATGGCTTTAATATTTATGTTGTTTCTACTTTGTCTGTTGACCATATGTGGCACTTGATATTAGGCCATGTTCATTTCACTAAAATAAACATATTCCCTGTCTTTCTG GCTAATGCCTTCACTGTTTTGAAATCTTTCATTCATATGGTTCATACTCAGTTTGATTCCCCTGTTAAAACTGTAAGATCAGACAATGCACTTGAGTTGGGTATTAGTtctgaagctatttttttttcttttctgctcaaggcattaTCCATCAAACTTCCTGCCCACAcatacctcaacaaaatggtgtg GGATGTAGTGTTTCATGAACATATCTTTCCTTACTCTAACTCCTCTGCTACTCACTTGTTCCCTCCTCCAGCTCCCTCCTCGCCTACTACTTCTCCCTTTTATGTCTCTTCTTCTCCATCTTCTCCTCCCTCTTCAGCTCCCAGTAGTTTTATTCCCTCTTTTATTCCTCCTAGCATCCCTACTACTTCTTCTCCACCTCTCAGAAGATCTGGTAGACCAACTCAAACTCCTTCTTATCTAAGTGATTATGTATGCACCTATGTTTCTGATTCCAAGGCTATTCCTTCTTCTTTCTCTGAGAGTTGCCAACTTGAGCCTCAATTCTATCATCAGGCTGCTTCAAATCCTGCTTGGCATGAGGTTATGATGAAGGAATTTCACGCTTTGGAGGCAAATAATACTTGGTCTATTGTGCCTCTTCCTTCAGGGAAGAAAGCTATTCCTTGTAAAAGGGTGTATAAGATAAAACAAAAAGTAGATGGTTCTATTGAAAGATACAAAGCTAGACTAGCCATTAGGG TTACATGTTTGTTGACTGTGGCTATTAAAAGAAATTGGGTTATTTTTCAATTGGATGTAAATAATGCTTTTTTGCATGGTGATTTGGACGAAGAGGTGTACATGAAGATACCCCTTGGTTTGATTGTCCAGTCCACTGATAATTCTACTCTTGCTTGTAAATTTCATAAGTCTCTTTATGGCCTTGGACAAGCTTCTAGGCA TATCTCTAAGATAGATGCTCTTAAAAGATTTTTGGATTCCCAATTCAAGATCAAAGATCTTG ATGTTACCCTTGTGGTGTCTCCCCTTGATCCTCATATTAAGTTGTCCTCTGAGGTTGGGGACTTGTTAAATGATCCTTCATTGTATAGACGGCTCTTAGGCAAACTGAATTTCTTGCAACACACTAGGCCAGACATTTCTTTTACG GATATTGTGACTCTGACTAGGCCGGTTGTGCTGATTCCAGTCGGTCAGTCAGTggttttatttttgtttcttggTGGCTGTCCTATTTCATGGAAATCTAAAAAGCAACCAATTATTGCTCTCTCTTCTGATGAAACAGAATATAGAGCCCTTAGGTTGCTAGTTGCtgatgttgtttgggttgttCGACTATTAAGTGAGTTTGGTCTTGCCAATTTGGTTCTTGTTAAGGTTTATTGTGATAGTCAGTCGGCTATCCACATTGTCAAGAATCTTGTCTTCCATGAACGGACTAAACACATAGAGGTCGATTGCCATTTTGTTATGGATGCTTTAAAGTCTAGACTTATCAGTTTACATTCTACTTCAACTTCTTCTCAGATTGTTGATGTTTTTACCAAGTCTTTGCTAGGTGTTCAACAATAG